In Halorussus limi, a genomic segment contains:
- the eif1A gene encoding translation initiation factor eIF-1A, translated as MSEDSGRRNLRMPDDSEQFAIVTEMLGKNRVRLRCNDGVERMGRIPGRMRKRIWIRRDDIVLCEPWDWQDEKADIEWRYDGSAQDQLRREGHINV; from the coding sequence GTGAGTGAAGATTCTGGGCGACGGAACCTCCGCATGCCCGACGATTCAGAGCAGTTTGCCATCGTAACCGAGATGCTCGGCAAGAACCGCGTTCGCCTCCGCTGTAACGACGGCGTGGAGCGAATGGGCCGGATTCCGGGCCGGATGCGCAAGCGTATCTGGATTCGACGCGACGACATCGTGCTGTGCGAACCGTGGGACTGGCAGGACGAGAAGGCCGACATCGAATGGCGCTACGACGGGTCCGCACAGGACCAACTGCGGCGCGAAGGCCACATCAACGTCTAA